One window from the genome of Deltaproteobacteria bacterium encodes:
- a CDS encoding IS1 family transposase, protein MGTTWIWRAFAPEFRLRLASLVGNRNLYSARRLLRKIRRRLDDSLPLFTSDSLRHYAEVLLELFGQWEKPVPKGLRGRLPKPRRVPSPALRYAQVHKERQGGRVVKVTRSVIFGKRRPVEAQAASLKRADGSEGQINTAYIERDNLTLRQELRRLARKTLGFSKNRRELQNALDFIDAHDNFVKPHRALRLRARSKGDHVWVLRTPAMAAGISNHVWTLEELLCHRE, encoded by the coding sequence TTGGGAACGACTTGGATCTGGCGGGCCTTCGCCCCAGAGTTTCGTCTCCGTTTGGCCTCATTGGTGGGGAATCGAAATCTTTATAGCGCCCGGCGACTCCTGCGCAAGATCCGAAGGCGTCTGGACGATTCGCTTCCCCTCTTTACTTCCGACTCCCTCCGGCATTATGCCGAAGTCCTTTTAGAACTCTTTGGTCAATGGGAAAAGCCTGTCCCGAAAGGATTAAGGGGACGCCTGCCGAAACCCCGCCGGGTTCCTTCCCCTGCCCTAAGGTATGCTCAGGTTCATAAAGAGCGTCAGGGAGGGCGAGTGGTCAAGGTAACCCGCAGCGTCATCTTCGGGAAACGCCGTCCCGTCGAAGCTCAGGCCGCTTCCTTGAAACGAGCCGATGGGAGCGAAGGACAGATTAACACCGCTTACATCGAACGAGATAATCTAACACTGCGCCAGGAACTCCGCCGTCTGGCCCGTAAGACCTTGGGGTTTTCAAAGAACCGTCGAGAACTCCAAAATGCCCTCGATTTTATTGATGCCCATGATAATTTTGTAAAGCCACATCGGGCCCTGCGGTTGAGAGCCCGATCTAAGGGGGATCACGTTTGGGTTCTTCGCACCCCTGCCATGGCAGCAGGGATCAGTAATCATGTTTGGACGTTGGAAGAACTGCTCTGTCACAGAGAATGA